A window from Gemmatimonadaceae bacterium encodes these proteins:
- a CDS encoding carboxypeptidase-like regulatory domain-containing protein, translated as MMKRILLRELTGVSRLLSRPFSRRLSHLSAAALLLLAAAAVSPAAAQIGTTTQIITGHVVGPDSQPINGARIDITSIETGVIKHTTTHSDGRFSMLFRDGGASYTVRITYIGLAPATVTLTRQADEDRLVAEVKLAKTVQQLAAVQVRANANRPGAPPASGAGATGFGLPPELIQRMPVLAGDLAAIAALAPGVVPTSATDSTPASFSVAGQPPAQNNVTVDGSSFLFGSLPQDAVRAVRVITNVYDVSRGQFTGGQITTTTKSGTSLFQGTTTVNLQQPSLQFPTSTSPTFGQKYTQTTGSFGVGGPVGDHDVFYFGSLQYDRKSDAVASLLDASSGALANLGANVDSVSRFRQIVARNGLGNLGSAPTTRLSTTLSSLARVDWDINESHSLMLRGDYRHLGQDATRISPLALPQTGGSTSSDGGGAMATLTSSLGNFINEGRIYASQDHQSAAAFLAGPAGVVTVASGAETSNTTAGVTTLQFGGSPALPRSTTNRLVEASDELSWLVGDHRLKLGGLLNVSRSTIGAINNRFGTFIYNSLADFDAGHPALFARTLSGADQSAGSNNGALYLGDAYRHSATLQFVYGVRAEATRLPNAPADNPAVSQAFGRSTSDWPTDFAITPRFGFTYLIWNDAGLPAGSIRGGIGEFRGTIPSPLVAAARNGTGVVGSQTQLLCVGSAVPVPNWSAYLADAGTIPDTCAGSGSSTFGSVQPNVILLDKSFGAPDVWRASLGFTKRIGTFSSIGMDGLFAYGINSPFGEDINLPAPSFVLAGEGGRPVFAQANAIVPGTGTASPLVRPHSAFGPVISLGSGLKSRTGQVTTSVTIPGVHSGLITFAYTWNRVLDQSDGFALGSYVPNTAGNPNTIEWGTSDLERRHQVIATSLIPFSHGIDFTVIGRLLSGARYTPSVNGDVNGDGQRNDRAFVPGAGSSLSSDIDKLIATTDDRAADCIRSQEGRIASRNSCTTPWTPQLDFQVNWQPRARVFDDRLTVSLVATNTLAGVDRVLHGDNLHGWGQPVFPDRTLLSIAGFDQQSRQYLYKVNGHFGSPTGAGSAFLVPFQLGLRGQVKVGSDPVKVQLKAVTGGANGGKATLAEVKERISKGLPTPVKSLVEQADSLKLNLTRDQRVKLNAISTKFSQQADSIITVIAQLLVDAGDHPDLGALAPKIQPANIFILKALQQSVKDAQNTLTPEQWAKVPERIRLPLSAPPPSQQQQRPPAD; from the coding sequence ATGATGAAACGTATCCTGCTTCGCGAGCTCACCGGAGTGTCGCGCCTGTTGTCGCGCCCGTTCTCGCGCCGGTTGTCGCATCTGTCCGCCGCGGCCCTCCTGCTCCTCGCCGCCGCCGCCGTCTCGCCGGCCGCCGCACAGATCGGCACCACCACACAGATCATCACCGGTCACGTGGTCGGGCCGGACAGCCAGCCGATCAACGGGGCGCGCATCGACATCACGTCGATCGAGACGGGGGTCATCAAGCACACCACCACGCATTCCGACGGCCGGTTCTCCATGCTGTTCCGCGACGGAGGCGCGTCGTACACGGTGCGCATCACGTACATCGGACTCGCGCCGGCCACCGTAACGCTCACCCGGCAGGCTGACGAAGACCGGCTGGTCGCCGAGGTGAAGTTGGCGAAGACCGTGCAGCAGCTCGCCGCGGTGCAGGTGCGTGCAAACGCGAATCGACCAGGCGCTCCGCCGGCGTCGGGCGCAGGCGCCACCGGATTCGGTCTTCCGCCGGAATTGATTCAGCGAATGCCGGTGCTCGCCGGCGACCTTGCCGCCATCGCCGCGCTCGCGCCAGGCGTCGTCCCCACCTCGGCGACCGATTCCACCCCGGCGTCATTCTCTGTCGCCGGCCAGCCGCCGGCGCAGAACAACGTGACGGTGGACGGCAGCTCGTTCCTCTTTGGCTCGCTCCCGCAGGATGCGGTGCGCGCGGTGCGCGTCATCACGAACGTCTACGACGTGAGCCGCGGCCAGTTCACCGGCGGCCAGATCACCACCACCACGAAGAGCGGCACGTCGTTGTTCCAGGGCACGACGACGGTGAACCTGCAGCAGCCGTCGCTGCAATTCCCGACATCGACGTCGCCGACGTTCGGCCAGAAATACACGCAAACCACCGGCAGCTTCGGCGTCGGCGGTCCGGTCGGCGATCACGACGTCTTCTACTTCGGTTCGCTCCAGTACGATCGCAAATCCGATGCGGTCGCGTCGCTGCTCGACGCCAGCTCGGGCGCGCTCGCCAACCTCGGCGCGAATGTCGACTCGGTGTCGCGGTTCCGTCAGATCGTCGCGCGCAATGGCCTCGGCAATCTTGGCAGTGCTCCGACGACGCGTCTCTCCACGACGCTGAGCAGCCTCGCGCGCGTCGACTGGGACATCAACGAGTCGCACTCGCTGATGCTCCGCGGCGACTATCGCCATCTCGGTCAGGATGCGACGCGCATCTCGCCGCTGGCGTTGCCGCAGACCGGCGGCAGCACGTCGTCCGACGGTGGCGGCGCCATGGCGACGCTGACCTCGAGCCTCGGCAATTTCATCAATGAAGGGCGAATTTACGCATCACAGGATCATCAATCGGCGGCGGCGTTTCTCGCCGGGCCGGCGGGTGTGGTGACGGTGGCGTCGGGCGCGGAGACCTCGAACACGACGGCGGGCGTCACGACGCTGCAGTTCGGCGGCAGCCCGGCGTTGCCGCGCTCGACGACCAACCGCCTCGTCGAAGCGTCCGACGAGCTCTCGTGGCTGGTCGGCGACCACCGCCTGAAACTCGGTGGATTGCTGAACGTGTCGCGGTCGACCATCGGCGCGATCAACAATCGCTTCGGCACGTTCATCTACAATTCGCTCGCCGATTTCGACGCGGGGCATCCCGCGCTGTTCGCGCGCACGTTGTCCGGCGCCGATCAATCGGCGGGCAGCAACAACGGCGCTCTCTACCTCGGCGACGCGTACCGCCACTCGGCGACTTTACAGTTTGTGTATGGCGTGCGCGCCGAGGCGACGCGGTTGCCGAATGCGCCGGCGGACAATCCGGCGGTGTCGCAGGCGTTCGGCCGCTCGACGAGCGATTGGCCGACCGACTTCGCGATCACACCGCGCTTCGGCTTTACCTATCTGATCTGGAATGACGCCGGCTTGCCGGCTGGTTCGATTCGCGGCGGCATCGGCGAATTCCGCGGGACGATTCCCTCGCCGCTCGTGGCGGCGGCGCGCAACGGGACGGGCGTCGTCGGCTCGCAGACGCAGCTGCTCTGTGTCGGCTCGGCGGTGCCGGTGCCGAACTGGTCGGCCTATCTGGCCGATGCGGGAACGATTCCCGACACGTGCGCCGGCTCCGGTTCGTCGACGTTCGGATCGGTTCAGCCGAACGTGATTCTGCTCGACAAGAGTTTCGGCGCGCCGGACGTCTGGCGTGCGTCGCTCGGATTCACGAAGCGCATCGGCACGTTCTCGAGCATCGGCATGGACGGTCTGTTCGCGTACGGCATCAACTCGCCGTTCGGCGAAGACATCAACCTGCCCGCGCCGAGTTTCGTGTTGGCGGGCGAAGGCGGTCGTCCGGTGTTTGCCCAGGCGAACGCGATCGTGCCCGGCACCGGCACGGCCAGTCCGCTCGTGCGTCCGCACAGCGCGTTCGGTCCCGTCATCTCGCTTGGCTCGGGCCTCAAGTCGCGAACCGGCCAGGTAACGACGAGCGTGACGATTCCCGGCGTGCACTCGGGCCTGATCACGTTTGCGTATACATGGAATCGTGTCCTCGATCAGTCGGACGGCTTCGCGCTCGGCTCCTATGTGCCGAATACCGCCGGCAACCCGAACACGATCGAGTGGGGCACGAGCGATCTCGAACGGCGGCATCAGGTGATCGCGACCTCGCTCATTCCGTTCTCGCATGGGATCGACTTCACGGTGATCGGCCGCTTGTTGAGCGGCGCGCGCTACACGCCGTCGGTCAACGGCGACGTGAATGGCGACGGACAGCGCAACGATCGCGCGTTCGTGCCGGGCGCGGGATCGTCGCTCTCCTCCGACATTGACAAGCTGATCGCGACGACGGACGATCGCGCGGCGGATTGCATTCGATCGCAGGAAGGGCGAATCGCGTCGCGCAACTCGTGCACGACGCCGTGGACGCCGCAGCTCGACTTCCAGGTGAACTGGCAGCCGCGCGCGCGTGTGTTCGACGATCGGCTGACGGTGTCGCTCGTCGCCACGAACACGCTGGCCGGCGTCGACCGCGTGCTGCACGGCGACAACCTGCACGGTTGGGGACAGCCGGTGTTCCCGGATCGCACGCTGCTGTCGATTGCCGGCTTCGACCAGCAGTCGCGCCAGTACCTTTACAAGGTGAACGGTCACTTCGGCTCGCCGACGGGCGCGGGCAGCGCGTTCCTCGTGCCGTTCCAGCTTGGCCTGCGCGGCCAGGTGAAGGTGGGCAGCGACCCGGTGAAGGTGCAGCTCAAAGCCGTGACCGGCGGCGCCAATGGCGGCAAGGCGACGCTCGCCGAAGTGAAGGAGCGCATCTCGAAGGGGCTGCCGACACCGGTCAAGTCACTGGTCGAGCAGGCGGACTCGCTCAAGCTCAACCTCACGCGCGATCAACGGGTGAAGCTCAACGCGATCTCGACGAAGTTCTCGCAGCAGGCCGACTCGATCATCACCGTGATCGCGCAGCTGCTGGTCGATGCGGGCGACCATCCCGACCTGGGCGCGCTCGCGCCGAAGATTCAGCCGGCGAACATCTTCATTCTCAAGGCGCTGCAGCAGTCGGTGAAGGATGCGCAGAATACATTGACGCCCGAGCAGTGGGCGAAGGTGCCGGAGCGCATCCGATTGCCGCTGTCCGCGCCGCCGCCATCGCAGCAGCAGCAACGGCCGCCGGCAGACTAA
- a CDS encoding glutamine--tRNA ligase/YqeY domain fusion protein: protein MSSPAPAPETKHRDFIREMVAEDVATNRFGRRIATRFPPEPNGFPHIGHVKAICLNFGIKQEFDGRCNLRFDDTNPETEDIKYVEAIKNDIRWLGFEWDEELYASDYFEQLYDFAVMLIEKGSAYVDSQSDVEIRENRGTVTSPGTNSPYRDRSVAENLDLLERMRAGEFPDGAHVLRGKIDMSHNNMLMRDPILIRIRHAPHYRRGDAWCIYPLYDFAHPLSDAIEGITHSLCSLEFKDNNDVYRWLVHETEFEHPPEQTEFSRLSLEYTVMSKRKLLRIVNEGLVSGWDDPRMPTISGLRRRGVTPEGLRTFAEAAGVSRKPQRTELATFEHAVRNDLNMRVPRVMCVVNPLKVVLTNYPEGQVEELEASYYPHDVPLTGSRPVPFSRELYIERDDFMENPPKKFYRLAPGREVRLRYGYFITCTDVVKDANGEVIELRCTYDPATRGGDSPDGRKVQGTIHWVSAARALDCELRLYDRLFAIPDPDDVEDFMAALNPESLTVVRGAKIEPSVGNDAAGTRYQFERTGYFVSDTVDSKPDALVFNRTVTLRDTWAKIKDK from the coding sequence ATGTCCTCCCCCGCTCCCGCCCCCGAAACCAAGCACCGCGACTTCATCCGCGAGATGGTCGCCGAAGATGTAGCAACCAACCGGTTCGGGCGGCGGATTGCCACGCGCTTTCCGCCCGAGCCGAATGGTTTTCCGCACATCGGTCACGTCAAAGCCATCTGCCTGAACTTCGGCATCAAGCAGGAGTTCGACGGGCGCTGCAACCTGCGGTTCGACGACACCAATCCCGAGACGGAGGACATCAAGTACGTCGAGGCCATCAAGAACGACATTCGCTGGCTCGGCTTCGAGTGGGACGAGGAGCTGTACGCGAGCGATTACTTCGAGCAGCTGTACGACTTCGCGGTGATGCTGATCGAAAAGGGCAGCGCGTACGTCGACTCGCAGAGCGACGTCGAGATCCGCGAGAATCGCGGCACGGTGACGTCGCCGGGCACCAATAGCCCGTATCGCGATCGCAGCGTGGCCGAGAATCTCGACCTGCTCGAGCGCATGCGCGCCGGCGAGTTTCCCGATGGCGCGCACGTGCTCCGCGGCAAGATCGATATGTCGCACAACAACATGTTGATGCGCGACCCCATCCTGATTCGCATTCGCCATGCGCCTCATTACCGCCGCGGCGACGCGTGGTGCATCTATCCGCTCTACGACTTCGCGCATCCGCTCAGCGATGCCATCGAAGGCATCACGCACTCGCTCTGCTCGCTCGAGTTCAAGGACAACAACGACGTCTACCGCTGGCTCGTGCACGAGACGGAGTTCGAGCATCCGCCCGAGCAGACGGAGTTCTCGCGGCTGTCGCTCGAGTACACCGTCATGAGCAAGCGCAAACTGCTGCGCATCGTGAACGAGGGGCTGGTCTCCGGTTGGGACGATCCGCGCATGCCCACGATCTCGGGCCTGCGCCGGCGCGGCGTCACGCCCGAAGGGCTGCGTACGTTCGCCGAAGCGGCGGGCGTCTCGCGGAAGCCGCAGCGCACCGAGCTCGCCACGTTCGAGCACGCCGTGCGCAACGATCTCAACATGCGCGTGCCGCGCGTGATGTGCGTCGTCAATCCGCTGAAGGTCGTGCTCACGAACTATCCGGAGGGGCAGGTCGAGGAGCTCGAGGCTTCATACTATCCTCATGACGTGCCGCTCACCGGCTCGCGCCCGGTGCCGTTCTCTCGCGAACTGTACATCGAGCGCGACGACTTCATGGAGAATCCGCCGAAGAAGTTCTATCGGCTGGCGCCGGGCCGCGAAGTTCGGCTGCGCTACGGCTACTTCATCACGTGCACGGACGTCGTGAAGGACGCGAACGGCGAGGTCATCGAATTGCGCTGCACGTACGACCCGGCGACGCGCGGCGGCGACTCCCCCGACGGCCGAAAGGTGCAGGGCACCATTCACTGGGTGTCCGCGGCGCGCGCGCTCGACTGCGAGCTGCGTTTGTACGATCGCTTGTTCGCGATTCCCGATCCCGACGACGTCGAAGACTTCATGGCCGCGTTGAATCCGGAATCGCTGACCGTCGTGCGCGGCGCGAAAATCGAGCCGAGCGTCGGGAACGATGCCGCGGGAACGCGCTATCAGTTCGAGCGCACGGGCTACTTCGTCTCCGACACCGTCGACTCCAAGCCCGACGCGCTCGTCTTCAATCGAACGGTCACCCTCCGCGACACGTGGGCCAAGATCAAGGACAAATGA
- a CDS encoding TraB/GumN family protein codes for MMHRLLARLGRFALAIVVALPLHAQTPAGKHIMYRVHGPNGATVYLLGSVHLLTPEAGKLPPIVDTAFAHAQTIAFETSLDSVVARAPEMVALARVAPGSSLRTMLSPAAATKTDSLLHLYGMSLDQVAMFKPWFVSLLMTSLTMQKAGFQADYGVDMQLDKRAKQAGKPVIGLEGVDLQLHLFDNLSAAQQERMLVASKGPDAAVAEMTSLKDAWLAGDAARLDSMLNASAEMSPEMLDVMVVRRNRSWIPEIESLIKGKTDALVVVGAAHLVGKTGIVQMLRDKGYTVEQI; via the coding sequence ATGATGCACCGCCTGCTTGCCCGACTCGGTCGTTTCGCGCTCGCCATCGTCGTCGCGCTGCCGCTGCACGCCCAGACGCCTGCCGGCAAGCACATCATGTATCGCGTGCATGGCCCGAACGGCGCGACGGTCTACCTGCTCGGCTCCGTTCACCTGCTGACGCCCGAGGCGGGAAAGCTGCCGCCGATCGTCGACACCGCGTTCGCGCACGCGCAGACTATCGCCTTCGAGACGAGCCTCGACTCCGTCGTCGCGCGCGCGCCCGAGATGGTCGCGCTCGCACGCGTCGCGCCCGGTTCGTCGCTCCGCACGATGTTGTCGCCCGCGGCCGCGACGAAAACCGATTCGCTGCTCCATCTCTACGGCATGTCGCTCGATCAGGTCGCGATGTTCAAGCCCTGGTTCGTGTCATTGCTCATGACGTCGCTGACGATGCAGAAGGCCGGCTTCCAGGCCGACTATGGCGTCGACATGCAGCTCGACAAGCGCGCGAAGCAGGCCGGCAAGCCGGTCATCGGCCTCGAGGGCGTCGATCTGCAGCTGCACTTGTTCGACAACCTGTCCGCCGCGCAACAGGAGCGCATGCTCGTCGCGTCGAAGGGACCCGACGCCGCCGTGGCCGAAATGACGTCGCTCAAGGATGCGTGGCTCGCCGGCGATGCCGCGCGGCTCGACAGCATGCTCAATGCGTCGGCGGAGATGTCGCCCGAGATGCTGGACGTCATGGTCGTGCGACGCAATCGCAGCTGGATTCCCGAGATCGAATCGTTGATCAAGGGAAAGACCGACGCGCTCGTGGTCGTGGGCGCGGCGCATCTCGTCGGCAAGACTGGCATCGTACAAATGCTTCGCGACAAAGGCTACACGGTCGAGCAGATCTAG
- a CDS encoding DUF969 domain-containing protein: MLPLIGILIVVVGFAFRVNPLLVVVTAAVATGLAAHHGLVDVITAFGKAFVDSRSVPVVWLALPVIGLLEHAGLKERARIVISRIHAATTGRLLLAYLVIRQITAALGLTSLGGHPQMVRPLIAPMAEAAAENQFGELSDETRNHIRAHAAAVDNIGVFFGEDIFIAIGSILLIRGFLDQNGIHVEPQDLAVWSIPTAIAALIIHGVRLMLLDRRLRAQAGGK; the protein is encoded by the coding sequence ATGCTCCCTCTCATCGGCATTCTCATCGTCGTCGTCGGATTCGCGTTTCGCGTGAATCCGCTGCTCGTCGTCGTCACGGCGGCCGTCGCGACGGGCCTCGCGGCGCATCACGGACTCGTCGACGTGATCACCGCGTTCGGCAAAGCGTTCGTCGACAGCCGCTCGGTGCCCGTGGTCTGGCTCGCGCTGCCGGTGATCGGCTTACTCGAGCACGCCGGACTCAAGGAACGCGCGCGCATCGTCATCTCGCGCATTCACGCGGCGACGACCGGCCGGTTGTTGCTCGCCTACCTCGTCATCCGGCAGATCACGGCCGCGCTCGGGCTCACTTCGCTCGGCGGCCATCCGCAAATGGTGCGGCCGCTCATCGCGCCGATGGCCGAAGCGGCCGCCGAGAATCAGTTTGGCGAGTTGAGCGACGAGACGCGGAATCACATTCGCGCGCACGCCGCGGCCGTCGACAATATCGGCGTGTTCTTCGGGGAAGACATCTTCATCGCGATCGGATCGATCCTCCTGATTCGCGGGTTTCTCGATCAGAACGGTATTCACGTCGAGCCGCAGGATCTCGCCGTGTGGTCGATTCCCACGGCCATCGCCGCGCTGATCATTCACGGCGTGCGGCTCATGCTCCTGGATCGCCGGCTGCGTGCGCAGGCGGGCGGTAAATGA
- a CDS encoding DUF979 domain-containing protein, translating into MITLEFINVLMGMMLAGVAVANLRDRRNAKRYNNAAFWGLWAFTFFFGSYVPNFVNGLVVIAMTLVMAIGKLSGAPPESATKEERTASAKRFGNWLFVPALTIPAVTLAGTFGFKHVVIHGTPLVDPKQVTLISLGVATVVALIVGIIMLRPPLSTPMNEGRRLMDAVGWAAVLPQVLAALGAMFALAGVGPIVAQIIDRWIPLNTAFAAVAAYAIGMAVFTTIMGNAFAAFPVMTAGIGLPLIAHKFGGDVIIMCAVGMLSGYCGTLSTPMAANFNIVPAALLELPDQNAVIKVQIPTAIVLLAANIAIMYVCVYHR; encoded by the coding sequence ATGATCACGCTCGAGTTCATCAACGTGCTGATGGGGATGATGCTCGCCGGCGTCGCCGTCGCGAACCTGCGCGATCGTAGGAACGCCAAACGCTACAACAACGCGGCGTTCTGGGGACTGTGGGCGTTCACGTTCTTCTTCGGGTCGTACGTTCCCAATTTCGTGAATGGGCTCGTGGTCATCGCGATGACGCTCGTGATGGCGATCGGCAAGTTGAGCGGCGCGCCGCCCGAGTCGGCGACAAAAGAGGAGCGCACGGCGAGCGCGAAGCGCTTCGGCAATTGGCTGTTCGTGCCCGCGTTGACGATTCCGGCCGTGACCCTCGCCGGCACGTTCGGGTTCAAGCACGTCGTCATCCACGGCACGCCCCTCGTCGACCCGAAGCAGGTCACGCTGATCTCGCTCGGCGTGGCGACGGTGGTGGCGCTGATCGTCGGGATCATCATGCTTCGGCCGCCGCTCTCCACGCCGATGAACGAAGGGCGGCGTTTGATGGACGCCGTCGGTTGGGCGGCCGTGCTTCCGCAAGTGCTCGCCGCACTCGGTGCAATGTTCGCGCTGGCCGGTGTCGGACCGATCGTCGCGCAGATCATCGATCGCTGGATTCCACTCAACACCGCGTTCGCCGCCGTGGCGGCATACGCGATCGGCATGGCGGTCTTCACGACCATCATGGGCAACGCGTTCGCGGCATTTCCCGTCATGACGGCGGGCATCGGGCTGCCGCTCATCGCGCACAAGTTCGGCGGCGACGTCATCATCATGTGCGCCGTCGGGATGCTCTCCGGATACTGCGGCACACTCTCGACGCCGATGGCCGCCAACTTCAACATCGTGCCCGCGGCGCTGCTCGAGCTGCCCGATCAAAACGCCGTCATCAAAGTGCAAATTCCAACCGCGATCGTGCTGCTGGCGGCCAACATCGCGATCATGTACGTATGCGTCTATCACCGATGA
- a CDS encoding DUF2891 domain-containing protein: protein MRLSPMTLDKTIASRFASLALAHVQREYPNKLDHVLNGPEDLRAPSVLHPIFYGSFDWHSNVHGYWLLATVYREVPDLPECARIRELFDAQFTTEAVAAEVAYLQRPNRGTFERPYGWAWLLMLSAELLRHSSPEASRWSETMQPLADAFADRFRAFLPKALYPIRVGTHFNTAFALALAHEYATVTADESFVGLLRDKATAWYGNDVDAQAWEPGGDDFLSSALIEAECMRRLVDAATWSRWFDRFLPRVAQRQPATLFEPVTVSDRTDGKIAHLDGLNLSRAWCWRSIAPRLDDARRAIALETAERHLNASLPHVAGDYAGEHWLATFALLALRINES from the coding sequence ATGCGTCTATCACCGATGACCCTCGACAAGACCATCGCCTCGCGCTTCGCGTCGCTCGCGCTCGCCCACGTGCAGCGCGAGTATCCGAACAAGCTCGATCACGTGCTCAACGGCCCCGAAGATCTCCGTGCGCCGAGCGTGCTGCATCCGATCTTTTATGGCAGCTTCGATTGGCACTCGAACGTGCACGGCTATTGGCTGCTTGCCACGGTGTATCGCGAGGTTCCCGATCTCCCGGAGTGCGCGCGCATTCGCGAGCTCTTCGACGCGCAATTCACGACGGAGGCCGTCGCGGCGGAAGTGGCGTATTTGCAGCGGCCGAATCGCGGAACGTTCGAGCGGCCCTATGGTTGGGCGTGGCTCCTCATGCTCAGCGCCGAGCTGCTACGCCATTCCTCGCCGGAGGCGTCGCGCTGGTCGGAGACGATGCAGCCGCTGGCCGACGCGTTCGCCGATCGCTTTCGCGCGTTTCTGCCGAAGGCGCTCTATCCGATTCGCGTCGGCACGCACTTCAACACCGCGTTCGCGCTGGCATTGGCGCACGAGTACGCAACCGTCACCGCCGACGAATCATTCGTCGGTCTGCTGCGCGACAAGGCGACGGCGTGGTACGGCAACGATGTCGATGCCCAAGCGTGGGAACCTGGCGGCGACGATTTCCTCTCCTCCGCGCTCATCGAGGCCGAGTGCATGCGCCGGCTCGTCGACGCCGCAACGTGGTCACGCTGGTTCGACCGATTCTTGCCGCGCGTTGCGCAGCGGCAGCCGGCGACGCTCTTCGAGCCCGTGACCGTTTCCGATCGCACCGACGGCAAGATCGCGCATCTCGACGGATTGAATCTGAGCCGCGCGTGGTGCTGGCGAAGCATTGCGCCTCGCCTGGACGACGCGCGTCGCGCGATCGCGCTCGAGACGGCGGAGCGACACTTGAACGCGAGCCTGCCGCACGTCGCGGGCGACTACGCCGGCGAACACTGGCTCGCGACGTTCGCGCTGCTGGCGCTACGCATCAACGAATCTTGA
- a CDS encoding SCO family protein, giving the protein MRILRTSVLVLSVAALSAATACETRESEIGALRGVRYVPARGKVDFTLYDTQGRPFDFVQQTRGTATLLYFGYTNCPDVCPMHMNNIAAAMKKLSPEDQGRVRVVFVTTDPNRDTPERLRSWLDNFDKRFIGLRGPLDSVNAIAHNLGLPAASMEIMKPGEAGPMNYGMGHAAQVLAYSSDDSLRTEYPGGFTVDDWTNDLPRLIKIR; this is encoded by the coding sequence ATGAGAATTCTTAGAACATCGGTGCTGGTGCTTTCCGTCGCGGCATTGAGCGCAGCCACGGCCTGCGAGACGCGCGAGTCCGAGATCGGCGCCCTGCGCGGGGTCCGGTACGTTCCGGCGCGCGGCAAGGTCGATTTCACACTCTACGACACGCAGGGCCGTCCGTTCGACTTCGTACAGCAAACGCGCGGCACGGCGACGCTCCTGTACTTCGGCTACACGAACTGTCCCGACGTGTGCCCCATGCACATGAACAACATCGCGGCGGCGATGAAGAAGCTGTCGCCTGAGGATCAGGGACGGGTACGCGTGGTATTCGTGACGACGGATCCGAATCGCGATACGCCGGAACGCCTGCGTAGTTGGCTCGACAACTTCGACAAGCGGTTCATCGGTCTGCGCGGGCCACTCGATTCGGTGAACGCCATCGCGCACAACCTCGGGCTGCCCGCGGCGTCGATGGAGATCATGAAACCCGGCGAAGCTGGCCCGATGAACTATGGAATGGGCCACGCCGCGCAGGTGCTCGCCTACTCGTCGGACGATAGCTTGCGCACGGAGTATCCGGGCGGATTCACGGTCGACGATTGGACGAACGATCTGCCGCGGCTGATCAAGATTCGTTGA
- a CDS encoding DUF1611 domain-containing protein — protein MPRYLIFSEGQFGTPASKTGNSVIRYSAGHVAAVLDSTRAGQRVQDVLGYGGDIPVVASIDEGVARGADALMVGIAVNGGGLPAEARSAIARSIERGLAIWNGLHTFVADDPELGPLARQFKVEVRDVRRPPADLPVGGGRVREIEQTVVLAVGTDANIGKMTVMLQLRDAMRSRGTRATFAPTGQTGIFIDGWGICVDAVVADFIAGAAESLTLEAARTSDIVLVEGQGSILHPGYSGVSLGLLHGSLPHALIACDQPTRKTFRHNAWLPIPPLGEVIALHEAMAHPLRPAKTIGISLNTVDMSERDARAEIDRVTEETGLPTTDPVRFDAAPLVDAVLAFDAERRAVGAGAVR, from the coding sequence ATGCCCCGCTATCTCATCTTCTCCGAAGGCCAGTTCGGCACGCCCGCGTCCAAGACCGGCAACTCCGTGATTCGATATTCCGCCGGCCATGTCGCGGCGGTGCTCGACAGCACGCGCGCCGGCCAGCGCGTTCAGGACGTCCTCGGCTATGGCGGCGACATCCCCGTTGTCGCGAGCATCGATGAAGGCGTCGCGCGCGGCGCCGATGCACTGATGGTCGGAATCGCGGTGAACGGCGGCGGACTGCCGGCCGAAGCGCGCTCGGCAATCGCGCGCTCGATCGAACGTGGTCTCGCGATCTGGAACGGGCTGCACACGTTCGTCGCCGACGATCCGGAGCTCGGGCCCCTGGCCCGCCAATTCAAGGTCGAGGTTCGCGACGTTCGCCGGCCGCCTGCCGACTTGCCGGTCGGCGGCGGCCGTGTGCGGGAGATCGAGCAGACGGTCGTTCTCGCCGTCGGCACTGACGCGAACATCGGCAAGATGACGGTCATGCTCCAGCTTCGCGATGCGATGCGATCGCGCGGCACGCGTGCCACGTTCGCGCCGACGGGACAAACGGGGATTTTCATCGACGGCTGGGGGATATGTGTCGATGCCGTCGTCGCCGATTTCATCGCGGGCGCCGCGGAATCGCTCACTCTCGAAGCCGCGAGGACATCGGACATCGTGCTCGTGGAAGGCCAAGGATCCATTCTGCATCCCGGATACTCCGGCGTGTCGCTCGGGCTGCTGCACGGCAGCTTGCCGCACGCGTTGATCGCGTGCGATCAGCCGACACGAAAAACGTTTCGCCACAACGCGTGGCTTCCAATTCCACCGCTCGGCGAGGTGATCGCGTTGCACGAGGCGATGGCGCATCCGCTGCGTCCCGCGAAGACGATCGGTATCTCGCTGAACACGGTGGACATGAGCGAGCGCGACGCGCGCGCGGAGATCGATCGCGTGACCGAGGAGACAGGATTGCCGACGACTGATCCGGTTCGATTCGACGCAGCGCCGTTGGTGGATGCCGTCCTGGCGTTCGACGCCGAGCGGCGCGCGGTTGGCGCTGGAGCGGTGCGATGA